A region of Streptomyces sp. NBC_01267 DNA encodes the following proteins:
- a CDS encoding recombinase family protein, which produces MANLVYKRVSTDQQSTDRQNLVLDEAGIEAPVVFEEQAGTSSRLHPLERPKFGELLAYARPGDAVHISEMFRLVRGTGHILDVLDVLHRDRLALRIHDGAFSAMDLTARHPRTGELLSTVKFMVQTLAAAGELQRDLQRELTYDGLRAAEAKGNKGGRRPAVPAAKTDAVRTAYLEGRSVAALARDHDVSRGAIRTAVADLLPEHTAADPGTPAPELPVVLDMPGKVADFLRAAELEPAERATLDQGVTVRRGQGYTLRIKAVPAIHRRLLGLCQAPDGTAVVPAQRKARREYENRVNLHAPAADLGSQSRSAT; this is translated from the coding sequence GTTGTCTTCGAGGAACAGGCCGGGACCTCCAGCCGCCTTCATCCGCTGGAGCGGCCGAAGTTCGGCGAGCTGCTCGCGTACGCGCGGCCAGGCGACGCTGTGCACATCTCCGAGATGTTCCGCCTGGTGCGCGGCACCGGGCACATCCTCGACGTGCTCGACGTCCTGCACCGCGACCGCCTCGCCCTGCGCATCCACGATGGCGCGTTCTCCGCGATGGACCTCACCGCCCGCCACCCGCGTACCGGCGAGCTGCTGTCCACCGTGAAATTCATGGTGCAGACCCTCGCCGCCGCCGGCGAACTCCAGCGCGACCTTCAGCGCGAACTGACCTACGACGGGCTGCGGGCCGCCGAGGCGAAGGGCAACAAGGGCGGGCGCCGCCCCGCCGTCCCGGCCGCGAAGACCGACGCCGTACGCACCGCGTACCTGGAAGGCCGGTCCGTCGCGGCCCTCGCCCGCGACCACGACGTCAGCCGCGGCGCCATCCGCACTGCCGTCGCCGACCTCCTGCCCGAGCACACGGCCGCCGACCCGGGCACCCCGGCCCCTGAACTGCCGGTCGTCCTCGACATGCCGGGCAAGGTCGCGGACTTCCTCCGCGCCGCCGAACTGGAGCCCGCCGAGCGCGCCACGCTCGACCAGGGCGTGACCGTACGGCGCGGCCAGGGCTACACCCTGCGCATCAAGGCCGTGCCCGCGATCCACCGCCGACTCCTTGGCCTCTGCCAAGCCCCCGACGGCACCGCGGTGGTCCCGGCCCAGCGCAAGGCCCGCCGCGAGTACGAGAACCGCGTCAACCTGCATGCCCCCGCTGCGGACCTCGGAAGTCAGTCACGCTCCGCTACATGA